A stretch of the Methanomassiliicoccales archaeon genome encodes the following:
- the nadA gene encoding quinolinate synthase NadA has product MPLIRGKMSERERILELKKEKNAVILAHNYQRPEVQDIADFVGDSLGLSKEASKVEADVIVFCGVDFMAESAKILNPQKIVVHPEPKAKCPMAAMCEVEELIDLKRKHPSAKVVGYVNTTAACKTEMDICCTSSNAVKVVGALPEKEIIFVPDENLGKYVQRFVKDKNIILWPGFCPTHDSITPDQVKKAKEMHPDAVVIVHPECRPEVIDLADAVKSTEGMVKFVKASSTREFIIVTEKELIYRLKKENPEKTFYSIPGAVCPTMKMITLSSVLRALENLEPRVELDEETLRKARSPLERMMEIGRGD; this is encoded by the coding sequence ATGCCTCTTATCCGAGGAAAGATGTCTGAGCGGGAACGTATCCTTGAATTGAAAAAGGAAAAGAATGCCGTAATTCTCGCACATAACTACCAGAGACCAGAAGTTCAAGATATCGCAGACTTCGTCGGAGATTCGCTCGGACTCTCCAAGGAAGCTTCTAAAGTCGAAGCCGATGTGATCGTCTTTTGTGGTGTGGACTTTATGGCGGAAAGTGCTAAGATTCTTAACCCACAAAAGATCGTTGTGCATCCTGAGCCAAAGGCAAAATGTCCGATGGCAGCGATGTGTGAAGTAGAAGAGTTGATCGATTTAAAGAGAAAGCACCCATCTGCGAAAGTCGTGGGCTACGTAAATACAACGGCCGCTTGCAAGACAGAAATGGACATCTGTTGTACATCATCGAATGCCGTAAAAGTCGTTGGCGCATTGCCTGAAAAAGAGATCATCTTCGTACCAGATGAAAACCTTGGAAAATATGTTCAACGGTTCGTGAAGGATAAGAATATCATTTTGTGGCCAGGATTCTGCCCCACTCATGATTCAATCACACCCGATCAGGTCAAGAAAGCAAAAGAAATGCATCCTGATGCCGTTGTCATTGTACATCCTGAGTGCCGCCCTGAGGTCATCGATCTTGCAGATGCTGTGAAATCGACCGAGGGGATGGTCAAGTTCGTGAAGGCCTCCAGCACAAGAGAATTTATTATCGTGACAGAAAAAGAGCTCATTTATCGACTGAAGAAAGAAAATCCTGAAAAGACGTTCTACAGTATTCCTGGGGCCGTCTGCCCGACAATGAAAATGATCACTTTATCGTCAGTCTTGAGGGCGCTAGAGAATCTCGAACCGCGCGTCGAGCTCGACGAAGAAACATTAAGAAAAGCAAGATCTCCTCTCGAAAGGATGATGGAGATAGGTCGGGGAGACTGA
- a CDS encoding LysE family transporter, with protein MIQTDSPIVFLATVVLISLSGVIMPGPVFAITIAKGYEDFKAGIKIASGHAAVEFPLIAAIFFGLDTIFKDDLVFTAIGLLGGILLFYMSKDLLFPPKTVALEDRNTPIYGSFVSGMITTAINPYFLLWWATVGAALIIGAIQFGLIMLPIFAIVHISCDFAWYQFVSTFIYKSKKLWDEKKHRYLFITSGLIMIFFGLYFILSSIARIV; from the coding sequence ATGATACAAACAGACTCGCCTATTGTCTTTTTGGCGACAGTCGTCCTCATAAGCTTGTCTGGTGTCATCATGCCAGGTCCCGTATTTGCAATAACAATTGCAAAGGGTTACGAAGACTTTAAGGCCGGTATAAAAATTGCCAGCGGTCACGCGGCAGTGGAATTCCCTCTGATTGCTGCTATTTTCTTCGGTTTAGATACCATTTTCAAAGATGATCTGGTCTTTACAGCCATCGGTCTCCTTGGTGGTATCCTCCTCTTTTATATGAGCAAGGATCTATTGTTTCCACCAAAGACGGTCGCACTCGAAGATAGAAACACTCCCATTTACGGCTCATTTGTGTCAGGGATGATAACAACTGCAATCAATCCCTATTTTTTGCTATGGTGGGCAACAGTTGGTGCAGCGCTTATCATCGGTGCGATACAATTCGGTCTCATCATGCTACCGATTTTTGCAATCGTCCATATCAGTTGCGACTTTGCTTGGTACCAGTTCGTATCCACCTTTATTTACAAATCGAAAAAGCTATGGGATGAGAAGAAGCATCGATATTTGTTCATAACTTCAGGGCTAATAATGATATTTTTTGGCCTCTATTTCATACTCAGTTCGATCGCAAGAATCGTTTAA
- a CDS encoding Lrp/AsnC ligand binding domain-containing protein, with product MLSAIVLINTEIGKEGEVIDSLSKLPEVKEIYLVYGVYDVVAKLDSETMESLEGLITQKIRQIGAIRSTLTLIVSRRGK from the coding sequence ATGCTAAGTGCAATTGTGTTGATAAATACAGAAATTGGAAAAGAGGGCGAAGTTATTGATTCGCTTTCGAAACTCCCTGAGGTCAAAGAAATTTACCTGGTGTACGGTGTATATGATGTCGTCGCAAAACTAGATTCTGAAACAATGGAAAGTCTTGAAGGCCTCATTACTCAAAAGATAAGACAGATTGGTGCGATTCGATCAACTCTCACGCTGATTGTTAGCAGACGAGGAAAATGA
- a CDS encoding DUF438 domain-containing protein, with protein sequence MSGQSNEAKKIVKEIIEDLKRGKKVAEVKERFKQVLSKVDRGDITIIEDALVKEGVPIEDVKRLCEVHVAVSREISDERPMVGPGHPIFILLEEHKYVKDVADEISRLLPSLLKENEVEETVRRLREIVEHLKEYNKHKVREENALFPMIEKHGVTQPPAVMWSEHDQQRALIKEIAALLNQNDVSSLDTQKLASALRSISEMVMAHFYKEENILFPTALKLINETEWKQIKESMDDLGYCYFTPSQAIGTVEGAVAVREVKGAEITLETGTLTLEQLEAIFAHLPIDITFVDDKDSVRFFNQTRERIFPRTKAIIGRKVQKCHPQKSVEIVERILNDFRAGARDSAKFWIHLGDRYVLIQYFAVRGKDNRYLGCLEVTQDIAPIKKIEGEKRLLD encoded by the coding sequence ATGAGTGGACAGAGCAATGAGGCGAAAAAGATAGTCAAAGAGATCATCGAAGATTTGAAGCGCGGAAAGAAAGTAGCGGAAGTTAAGGAACGGTTCAAGCAAGTCCTATCCAAAGTTGATAGAGGCGATATTACAATCATTGAAGATGCACTCGTTAAAGAAGGCGTACCGATCGAGGACGTTAAGAGATTGTGCGAAGTGCACGTGGCAGTCTCGCGTGAAATATCGGATGAGAGGCCCATGGTTGGACCAGGCCATCCGATTTTCATTCTATTGGAAGAACACAAATATGTGAAAGATGTCGCAGACGAGATTTCCAGATTGCTTCCTTCATTATTAAAAGAGAATGAGGTAGAGGAAACAGTCAGGCGTCTCAGAGAAATAGTAGAGCACCTTAAAGAATATAACAAGCATAAGGTCAGAGAAGAGAATGCACTTTTCCCTATGATTGAAAAACACGGTGTGACCCAGCCGCCTGCTGTAATGTGGTCTGAACACGATCAGCAGAGAGCACTTATAAAAGAGATTGCTGCACTGCTCAACCAAAATGATGTGTCCTCATTGGACACGCAGAAACTTGCGTCGGCGCTACGCTCAATCTCGGAAATGGTCATGGCTCATTTCTATAAAGAGGAAAATATACTATTTCCGACCGCTTTGAAACTCATCAATGAAACCGAATGGAAACAGATCAAAGAATCGATGGACGATCTAGGGTACTGCTACTTCACACCGAGCCAAGCTATTGGCACTGTTGAAGGGGCAGTAGCTGTCAGAGAAGTCAAAGGTGCCGAGATTACACTCGAAACCGGGACTCTTACACTTGAACAACTGGAGGCTATCTTTGCTCACTTACCTATCGACATCACATTCGTCGATGATAAAGACTCGGTGCGATTTTTCAATCAGACCCGTGAAAGGATATTTCCGAGAACAAAGGCCATCATAGGCCGCAAAGTGCAGAAGTGCCATCCACAGAAGAGTGTTGAAATTGTTGAAAGAATCCTCAATGACTTCAGAGCGGGAGCAAGGGACTCAGCGAAATTCTGGATTCATTTGGGGGACAGGTACGTCCTCATACAGTACTTCGCTGTGAGGGGCAAAGACAATAGATACCTTGGTTGCCTCGAAGTGACACAAGATATCGCACCTATAAAGAAAATAGAGGGTGAAAAGAGACTCCTAGATTAG
- a CDS encoding RusA family crossover junction endodeoxyribonuclease, producing the protein MAGRENKDGQMDQAYEASPADDIDHYLPPDENEDFIEFFVCGDPKPQGSTRSYYVKKIDRVVTIHGNKDTKKWQLRIATEAQHANEKRAVSFYSPDPRFGYEVEAEFVFQRPKSLPKKIILNTRRPDVDKLVRTVLDGLAKVLIPDDSQVVSIITKKRYAVDRESPGVRIAVRRLRQ; encoded by the coding sequence ATGGCTGGCCGTGAAAACAAGGATGGGCAGATGGATCAGGCATATGAAGCGAGTCCAGCTGACGACATCGATCATTATCTGCCTCCAGATGAGAATGAGGACTTTATCGAATTTTTTGTTTGCGGAGACCCGAAGCCCCAGGGAAGTACCCGCTCTTATTACGTGAAGAAAATTGACAGGGTTGTAACGATACATGGCAACAAGGACACGAAAAAATGGCAGCTGAGGATCGCAACGGAAGCGCAACACGCGAATGAAAAGAGAGCGGTATCCTTTTATTCCCCTGATCCGCGATTTGGATATGAGGTCGAAGCTGAGTTTGTTTTTCAGAGGCCAAAGAGTCTCCCGAAAAAGATAATTCTCAATACAAGAAGGCCTGATGTCGACAAACTCGTCAGGACAGTTTTGGATGGATTGGCTAAAGTATTAATTCCAGATGATTCCCAGGTCGTGTCGATCATTACAAAGAAACGTTACGCGGTTGACAGAGAGTCGCCAGGTGTACGCATTGCTGTAAGACGACTCCGACAATAG
- the aspS gene encoding aspartate--tRNA(Asn) ligase, whose protein sequence is MLRSSRSISASDLGKEVVVRGWVQEIRNLGGISFVILRDRYGTLQIAMRKKDTPQDLYETLTGITRESVVSIYGTVKESKQARMGFEIVPKSCEILSKAMAPLPMGVVDKVNVEMETRFNNRFLDLRKPEIRAIFQIKSIVAQLIDKYLVDNDFVEVFTPKIVASGAEGGATLFPIQYFDKIAYLAQSPQLYKQMLMSTGLDRVYEIAPAFRAEPSDTVRHVSEFISFDGEMAFIDSQRDVLNVIEGCMQYVIKNIADSCKDLIELIGTTVTIPRSPYPVLTYTEVLDILSSEGRDIEEGEDIGTEEEKLLGEVMMSKGYEMYWIIEYPEKLKPFYIMEKDGTPFSHSFDLDYKGQEIASGGQREHRYDRLVERMTKKGLNVASFEFYLNAFAYGMPPHGGWGIGLERLIQKMLNLPNIRETILFPRDRNRLSP, encoded by the coding sequence ATGTTGAGGAGTTCGAGGTCGATAAGCGCTAGTGATCTGGGGAAGGAAGTCGTTGTCAGGGGATGGGTGCAGGAAATCAGGAATCTCGGTGGCATTTCGTTTGTTATTTTGAGGGATAGATATGGTACCCTTCAGATTGCCATGCGGAAAAAAGACACTCCTCAGGATTTGTATGAAACACTCACTGGAATCACCAGGGAATCCGTAGTGTCCATTTACGGCACTGTTAAAGAAAGTAAGCAGGCGAGAATGGGGTTTGAAATCGTTCCGAAAAGCTGCGAGATCCTCAGCAAAGCGATGGCGCCCCTGCCCATGGGGGTTGTCGATAAAGTGAACGTTGAGATGGAAACAAGATTCAACAACAGGTTCCTTGATTTAAGAAAACCGGAAATAAGGGCCATTTTTCAGATCAAATCGATCGTGGCGCAGCTTATCGATAAATATCTTGTAGATAATGACTTTGTTGAAGTTTTCACGCCGAAGATTGTTGCATCCGGAGCAGAAGGGGGTGCAACTCTATTCCCCATCCAGTACTTCGATAAGATTGCCTATCTTGCGCAGAGTCCGCAACTCTATAAACAAATGCTCATGTCAACCGGCCTTGATCGTGTGTATGAAATTGCGCCAGCATTTCGTGCTGAGCCTTCCGACACGGTAAGGCATGTCTCTGAATTCATCAGCTTTGATGGAGAAATGGCATTTATCGACTCTCAACGAGACGTTTTAAATGTAATCGAGGGCTGTATGCAATACGTGATCAAAAATATCGCTGATTCTTGCAAGGATCTCATCGAGCTGATCGGGACAACCGTCACTATCCCCAGGTCCCCCTATCCTGTACTTACGTATACTGAAGTTCTAGATATTCTATCATCAGAGGGTAGAGATATTGAGGAAGGGGAGGATATCGGTACAGAAGAGGAGAAGCTACTTGGCGAGGTGATGATGTCCAAGGGTTATGAGATGTATTGGATAATCGAGTATCCAGAGAAACTGAAACCTTTCTATATTATGGAAAAGGACGGCACGCCCTTTTCCCATTCATTTGACCTTGATTATAAGGGCCAGGAAATTGCGTCGGGAGGTCAACGAGAGCATCGTTATGACCGACTTGTTGAGAGAATGACGAAAAAGGGACTTAATGTTGCGTCGTTTGAATTTTACTTGAATGCATTTGCATATGGGATGCCACCTCATGGAGGGTGGGGGATAGGGCTAGAGCGCCTCATCCAGAAGATGTTGAACCTCCCGAATATCAGGGAGACGATTCTCTTCCCGAGGGACAGAAATCGTCTTTCCCCATGA
- a CDS encoding ferredoxin, with the protein MSPKVDIDREECTGCGLCYNDECPEVFVEGDDGLSDVQEKYRAGEPGQGQIPEELKDCAKRAAEACPVNAIVVLED; encoded by the coding sequence ATGTCTCCAAAAGTAGATATCGATAGGGAAGAATGTACTGGCTGTGGCCTCTGCTATAATGACGAGTGCCCAGAAGTTTTTGTTGAGGGTGACGATGGCCTTTCAGATGTCCAAGAAAAATATCGTGCAGGTGAGCCGGGACAGGGGCAGATTCCAGAGGAATTAAAAGACTGCGCAAAGAGAGCAGCAGAGGCTTGTCCTGTTAACGCAATCGTGGTGCTGGAAGATTAA
- a CDS encoding fructose-1,6-bisphosphatase, which translates to MTNKVTVSVIKADVGSVAGHSRPHPKMMEKCRETLMNGVKSGVIEDFYVTRVGDDINLFISHRRGENNSEVHHLAWEAFQEAARIAKDMRLYAAGQDILKEAFSGNIRGAGPGAAEMEFTERPSEPVLFFMADKTEPSSFSLPLARIFMDPFTTTGLVIDPRVHLGFKFEIVDLYESKKIIMSAPEESYDILSLLGDTTRYAIKRVYSRIDEIGIAAVVSTEKLNFAAGKYVGKDDPVMIVRCQSGLPAVGEVLQPFMFPQLVAGWMRGSHYGAWYPCSVEDSDPSFFDGPPRIVCLGFQISNGRFQGVEEPGSPAGVHTPIDYFAGSVWDEARRRAIRVSVYMRGHGPFMPGILSPEEMEYTTKPSVLKKLKERMVDAD; encoded by the coding sequence ATGACGAACAAAGTCACAGTTTCTGTTATAAAAGCGGATGTCGGATCGGTTGCTGGACACTCTCGTCCCCACCCAAAGATGATGGAGAAATGCAGGGAAACATTGATGAATGGCGTCAAGAGCGGTGTAATCGAGGACTTTTATGTCACGAGAGTTGGCGATGATATCAATCTCTTCATATCTCACCGAAGGGGTGAAAACAACAGCGAAGTTCATCATCTAGCCTGGGAAGCTTTTCAAGAAGCTGCCCGAATTGCAAAGGATATGAGGTTATATGCGGCTGGCCAGGACATTCTAAAGGAGGCGTTTAGTGGCAACATTAGGGGAGCGGGGCCTGGGGCTGCGGAAATGGAGTTTACAGAAAGACCGTCAGAGCCGGTGCTGTTTTTTATGGCTGATAAGACTGAACCTTCCTCGTTTTCGCTCCCACTGGCGAGAATCTTCATGGACCCGTTCACTACAACAGGCCTCGTAATCGACCCTCGTGTACACCTCGGGTTCAAATTTGAAATTGTCGATCTATATGAATCAAAGAAGATAATCATGAGTGCACCCGAGGAGAGCTATGACATTTTAAGCCTCCTGGGCGATACAACCAGATACGCGATTAAGAGAGTTTACAGCAGGATCGATGAAATTGGTATAGCGGCTGTCGTTAGCACGGAGAAACTCAATTTTGCCGCTGGAAAATATGTCGGAAAGGATGATCCCGTCATGATCGTTCGCTGTCAAAGCGGATTGCCAGCGGTTGGAGAGGTACTACAACCCTTCATGTTCCCGCAGCTCGTAGCTGGATGGATGCGCGGTTCCCATTACGGTGCTTGGTATCCATGTTCAGTCGAGGACTCTGATCCCTCATTCTTCGATGGCCCGCCACGCATCGTTTGCCTCGGCTTCCAAATAAGTAATGGAAGATTTCAAGGTGTTGAAGAACCAGGTTCGCCGGCTGGCGTCCACACGCCTATTGATTATTTTGCTGGAAGCGTTTGGGATGAGGCAAGAAGAAGAGCCATCAGAGTAAGCGTCTACATGAGAGGACATGGACCATTCATGCCGGGTATTTTATCTCCTGAGGAAATGGAATACACAACGAAGCCGTCTGTTCTGAAGAAGCTCAAGGAAAGGATGGTCGATGCCGACTAA
- the tpiA gene encoding triose-phosphate isomerase, which produces MPTKISTPAIVVNFKTYKEVEGYRALSIARTCQEVSKSMGVCIPVCPPIVELSLIASSVNIPVLSQHVDPIDAGAQTGWVTPSSVKAAGAAGSLLNHSERKMIFSDIAKAISMCREAGLQTIACADTAEAAGAIAFFRPDFIAVEPPELIGGDVSVTTAKPDIVTNAIASVKRVNEKIPVFCGAGVKTGEDVKKAIELGADGVLLASGVVKSSDVRGSLENLIRYL; this is translated from the coding sequence ATGCCGACTAAGATCTCGACTCCAGCGATCGTCGTTAACTTCAAAACGTACAAAGAGGTGGAAGGCTATCGGGCTCTTTCGATTGCAAGGACCTGTCAAGAAGTTTCAAAGAGTATGGGTGTTTGTATCCCGGTGTGCCCCCCTATCGTCGAGCTCTCATTGATCGCCTCTTCGGTAAACATCCCTGTCCTATCCCAACATGTGGATCCGATTGATGCTGGAGCGCAAACGGGATGGGTTACCCCATCGAGCGTTAAAGCGGCCGGAGCGGCTGGTTCCTTACTGAACCATTCAGAAAGGAAGATGATCTTCTCCGACATCGCAAAGGCAATTTCTATGTGCAGGGAAGCTGGTCTCCAAACCATCGCCTGCGCAGACACAGCTGAAGCGGCGGGTGCAATTGCATTCTTCAGACCAGACTTTATTGCGGTGGAACCTCCGGAGTTGATTGGCGGGGATGTGTCGGTCACGACTGCTAAGCCCGATATCGTCACTAACGCGATCGCCTCAGTGAAAAGAGTTAACGAAAAAATACCAGTATTTTGTGGTGCAGGGGTTAAGACAGGAGAAGACGTCAAAAAGGCTATTGAACTTGGAGCAGACGGGGTGTTATTAGCCTCTGGTGTAGTCAAATCCTCTGATGTAAGGGGCTCTCTTGAAAATCTAATCAGGTATCTTTGA
- a CDS encoding phospholipase D-like domain-containing protein: protein MDDDDQSCSEFSQLMAETCEIKGETDDTSVVSRNPFCLLITEIAPSFFSEYVVIGNPLDMDISLLDWSISDREGQLKFAIDFMIKGNEEIILTWNRSSVENIYPQKRVIEINEANFLKSGRFQLADIGDEVLLIDREGHVVDVITYGNSAYTGSGWDGDPVSKIGNKEAAIRRQPWPDTNTSTDWRIEPPGRSHLSGIERSGVIEPFVAPEEARTRIIRELKHAARSVKVSLYELNDKLIVEELCNCSMRGLDVRVLLEGQPVGGLSRNTAESVMKLIDCGAQVHFLVSNNGFKRYKYLHNKYAILDERRIIVMSENWVTEGLDNNRGWGVTVEDQTLASYFSQMFEEDFRLSMADICTAQEYLSLSGNTGAQMTAESALYMSSQGTLSDISVFRGIVRPIVSPDFSYGRLIELINNAKSRILIEQFYCDPCWLNDSEILSSILIAANRGITVRFLLDSSWFNAQNGKDNVAVCQKLNEIGESLSADFETRLVSQYQPFRLLHNKGIIIDDTVVVSSMNWVNTSFWDNREVGLEIKSREVAEYFATLFWKDWSIDPYPPVIVVPWKLINVTAGTLIVFDASASYDNSRILRYLWDLGGDGIVEWNGTRWLTTLEPGRKVVILTLADAYNNTASTKIYLNVKPADQERSSNVAVGAMLTGGCGTILYFVYKKIKSTR, encoded by the coding sequence ATGGATGACGATGATCAGTCTTGCTCAGAATTTTCTCAACTGATGGCAGAAACTTGCGAAATCAAAGGAGAAACAGATGATACATCAGTCGTTTCAAGAAACCCCTTTTGTTTACTTATTACGGAAATTGCTCCTTCCTTTTTCTCTGAATACGTCGTCATTGGTAATCCACTCGATATGGATATTTCTCTCCTGGACTGGTCGATCTCAGATCGAGAGGGTCAATTGAAATTCGCAATCGATTTTATGATCAAAGGAAATGAAGAAATTATCCTGACCTGGAATAGATCCTCAGTTGAAAACATCTACCCTCAAAAAAGAGTTATCGAAATCAATGAAGCTAATTTTTTGAAGTCCGGTAGATTTCAACTAGCTGATATTGGCGACGAGGTCCTTCTCATCGATCGAGAAGGGCATGTCGTTGACGTTATCACCTATGGAAATTCCGCGTATACGGGAAGTGGCTGGGATGGCGATCCAGTCTCAAAAATAGGAAACAAAGAAGCCGCGATCAGGCGCCAGCCCTGGCCAGATACGAACACATCTACTGATTGGCGAATTGAGCCGCCAGGGCGATCACATCTTTCTGGAATAGAGAGGTCCGGAGTAATCGAACCATTTGTGGCGCCTGAAGAGGCAAGGACAAGGATCATCCGAGAATTGAAACACGCCGCCCGATCAGTGAAGGTGTCCCTTTATGAATTAAACGATAAACTGATTGTAGAAGAACTTTGCAACTGTTCAATGAGAGGCTTGGACGTTCGTGTTTTACTTGAGGGACAACCGGTTGGTGGCCTGTCTAGGAATACAGCAGAAAGCGTCATGAAATTAATCGATTGTGGGGCTCAAGTCCACTTCTTAGTTTCAAACAATGGGTTTAAAAGATACAAATATCTCCATAACAAGTATGCCATCTTAGACGAGCGGCGGATAATCGTCATGTCAGAAAACTGGGTTACAGAAGGGCTTGACAATAATCGGGGCTGGGGGGTCACAGTTGAGGATCAAACACTTGCATCATATTTTTCTCAGATGTTTGAAGAAGATTTTCGTCTCTCAATGGCAGATATTTGCACCGCTCAAGAATATCTTTCACTTTCCGGAAATACTGGAGCTCAAATGACAGCAGAAAGCGCTTTATATATGAGTTCCCAGGGGACATTGAGCGATATCTCGGTGTTCAGGGGGATCGTAAGACCGATCGTTTCTCCCGATTTCTCTTATGGCCGTTTGATTGAACTCATCAATAACGCCAAATCAAGAATCCTCATCGAACAATTCTACTGCGATCCTTGCTGGCTAAATGATAGTGAGATCTTATCTTCAATTCTTATCGCTGCAAATCGAGGGATTACCGTGCGGTTCTTGCTCGATTCTTCGTGGTTCAACGCACAGAATGGGAAAGATAATGTTGCAGTCTGCCAGAAGTTGAATGAAATCGGAGAATCATTATCAGCCGACTTTGAGACGAGACTTGTCTCTCAGTATCAACCATTCAGACTCCTTCACAATAAAGGGATCATTATAGACGATACCGTTGTTGTTTCGAGCATGAACTGGGTAAATACTTCGTTCTGGGACAATAGAGAAGTCGGTTTGGAAATCAAATCACGAGAGGTTGCTGAATACTTTGCCACCTTGTTCTGGAAAGACTGGAGTATTGACCCATATCCCCCAGTAATAGTAGTCCCGTGGAAATTGATCAATGTTACAGCTGGAACCCTCATTGTTTTTGATGCGTCGGCTTCGTATGACAATTCCAGAATCTTAAGGTATCTATGGGATTTAGGGGGTGACGGAATCGTTGAGTGGAATGGAACGAGGTGGCTAACGACGCTGGAGCCAGGAAGAAAGGTTGTCATTCTCACATTGGCTGATGCGTATAACAATACCGCTAGCACTAAAATATACCTAAATGTAAAGCCAGCCGATCAGGAGAGAAGTTCAAACGTAGCAGTAGGTGCAATGCTAACTGGAGGTTGTGGAACTATCTTATATTTCGTATACAAAAAGATTAAGTCAACCAGATGA
- the rimI gene encoding ribosomal protein S18-alanine N-acetyltransferase, with protein MILRRFNITDLPQVYDLACAELKERYTPELFLNVFSCWADGFIVIEENKQIQGFILGITISKREARILMLAVRHDVKRRGLGTILFREFCSKCALRGIRYITLEVRKSNYPAISFYRKLGFEIAGEIDHYYSDGESAYRMHLFL; from the coding sequence TTGATATTAAGACGCTTCAACATTACCGATCTTCCCCAGGTTTATGACCTTGCGTGTGCCGAGCTAAAGGAAAGATACACACCAGAGCTCTTTCTCAATGTCTTTTCTTGCTGGGCTGATGGTTTTATCGTAATCGAGGAAAACAAACAAATTCAGGGATTCATTCTGGGAATAACGATTTCAAAAAGAGAAGCAAGAATTTTGATGCTGGCTGTTAGACACGATGTGAAAAGAAGAGGACTTGGTACTATCCTTTTTCGGGAATTTTGTTCAAAATGCGCGTTGAGAGGGATTCGATATATTACACTAGAAGTGAGAAAAAGTAATTACCCAGCGATTAGTTTTTACAGAAAACTGGGGTTCGAAATCGCAGGCGAAATCGATCATTATTATTCAGACGGTGAAAGTGCGTATCGGATGCATTTATTCCTCTAG